AAGTCGATGAGGATCGGGTTGCGGCCCTCCATGAGCACGTTCGACGGCTTGACGTCGCGGTGCAGCACGCCGACGCGGTGCACCGCGTCGAGGGCGGCGCACAGCTCGGAGGCGACGTGCACGATGTCGCGCTCGTCGATCGCACCCTCCTCCTGCACGTGGTCGTGGAGGCTGAGGCCGGGCACGTAGCGCGTCGCGACGAAGGGGATCTCCGCCCAGGGGTCGGCGTCCATGATCTCGGCCACCCGACGGCTGCGCACGCGGCTCAGCGAGTTCACCTCGCGCGCGAGCCGCGCCCGGGCCTCGTCGTCACCCACGACGTGGGGCCGCAGCACCTTGAGCGCGACCCGCGGACCCCCGGGCTTCTGGGCCAGGTGCACGACCCCCATGCCGCCCTCGCCGAGGCGGGTCAGCAGCCGGTACTCCCCCACGCGCAGCCCGGCGGGCGGGCGCTGCGGGTCGGAGGCGGTGGTCGGCACGGCAGCGAATGTACCCGCGGCGCGCGCCGCAAACCGCTCAGCCGCGCGCGTCCAGCTCGGCGAGCGCGCCCTTCGGGGCGACCAGCCGGTACGACGCGTCCACCAGCTCGGCCACCTCGTCGAGGTCGATCGCGCCGGTGTCGAGGTCGATCCCCCGCCAGCCCGACGAGGCCCAGTAGCGCGGGAGGAAGAACCGCCCGTCCTCGTCGAGGGCCGCCAGCTCCGAGGGCTCGGCCTTGACGACGACGGCCGCCGGGTGCGGGCGGCGCGACCCGTCGGCGAGCTTCTCCTCGCTGCCGAAGAGGCAGAAGATCTTCCCGACGCGGAAGGTCGGACGGCCGTGGGAGACGACCTCCTCCGCCCGCGGGTAGGCCAGCGCGACCTCGCGCAGCCGCCCGAGCCACGGGTCGGCGTCGTCGAACATGATCGGGTGCGGCACTAGGAACGGCCCTCCGAC
This Nocardioides alkalitolerans DNA region includes the following protein-coding sequences:
- a CDS encoding MmcQ/YjbR family DNA-binding protein — its product is MPHPIMFDDADPWLGRLREVALAYPRAEEVVSHGRPTFRVGKIFCLFGSEEKLADGSRRPHPAAVVVKAEPSELAALDEDGRFFLPRYWASSGWRGIDLDTGAIDLDEVAELVDASYRLVAPKGALAELDARG